CGGCCCAGCGGGTCGCGTACGGCCGCCTCGTGCAGCAGCGGGGTCAGCCAGACCGCCGGGATGCCCCGGTCGGCGGCGAGCGGAGCGGCGAAGCTGCCGAGCGACTTGCCGACCAGCAGATCGACGCCGGCGTCGAGGACCGGCGTCAGTTGCTCGGCCACCCAGCCGGGCGCCGCGTCCAGGCGTAGCTCGTCCAGCCGCTGCCAGCTCACCTCGTGCACGTCGAAGCCGAGCCGGCGCAGCGCCTCCCCGACGTAGACGAAGAGCGGACCCCGGGTGTCGTAGCCGCGTCCCGGGGCGAGCACCGCCCGCCGATTCGCCATGGTCGTCTCCCTCCCGCCCGGCCGGACCTCACGCTAGCCGCTCGACCGGATCGACGGGGTCCCGTTGCACGCGCAGCGGGACCACCGGGCCGAGCCCGGCCCGCTAGGGTCCGGTCATGAGCGTGCATCCCCGCGTGGTCACCGACGACTTCCCGGCCACCCTCGCCTTCTACACCGCGCTGCTCGGCGAGCCGGAGAAGGTGGTCGAGGAGTTCGAGTACGCCGGCTTCGACGCCGCCGGACAGACCGTGCTCGCGCTGCTGGGCCGGCGGGCCGCCGAAGCCGTGCTCCCGGTCGGCCGGGGCGACGGCGGCGTGCTCGTCGTGGTCCCGGTGTCCGACGTGGACGCAACGGTGTCCGCGCTGCCCGCCGGGACGCTCGTCGCCGAGCCCGCCGACCGTCCCGGCTGGGGCGTCCGCTCCGCCTACCTGCGTGACCCCGAGGGCAACCTGATCGAGGTGCAGTCCTGGCTGCCCCGCTGACCGGGCACGACCGGCGGGCTCACAACCGCTCCGGCGTCCGGATGCCGAGCAGATCGAGGCCCTGCCGGAGCACCCGTGCGGTCACGTCGCACAACGCCAGCCGGCTGTCCCGCACCGGCCCCTCGGCCCGCAGCACCGGGCACCGCTCGTAGAACGCGCTGAACGCGACCGCGACCCGGTGCAGATAGCCGGCCAGGTGATGGAACTCCAGGCTGCCGGCAACCTCCTCGACCACCGGCGCGAAGCCGACCAGCTCGAACGCGAGCGCCCGCTCGGCCGGCTCGGCGAGCGAGATGTCCGCGCCCGGCCGCGCCGCCGCGCCGGCCCGCCGGAAGATCGACCGGATCCGGGAGTACGCGTACTGGAGGTACGGCGCGGTGTTGCCGTCGAGCGACAACATCCGCTCCCAGTCCAGCACGTAGTCCCGGTGCCGATCGCTCGACAGGTCGGCGTACTTGATCGCGCCGATCCCGACCGCGCGCCCCACCTCGGCTGCCTCCGCCTCACCCAGCTCCGGGTTGCGCTCGCGGGCCAGCGCGGTGGCCCGCTCCACCGCCTCGGTGAGCAACCCGACCAGTTTCACCGCCCCGCCGGCCCGGCTGCGCAGCATCCGCCCGTCCGGCCCGAGGATCGACCCGAACCCGACGTGCTCGGCCCGGGCCGGTGGGGTCAACCAGCCGGCCTGCGCGCCGGTGGCGAAGACCATCTCGAAGTGCCGCCGCTGCGGTGACCCGACCACGTAGAGCAGGCGGGTCGCGTCGAGCGTGCGGGTCCGGTGCCGCAGCGCGGCCAGGTCGGTCGCCGGATAGCCGTACCCGCCGTCGGACTTGCGCACGATCAGCGGCAGCGGCTCGCCGTCCCGCCCCACCGAACCGGGCGGGAAGACACAGTCCGCGCCCTCGCTGTGCCGCAGCAACCCGAGCCGGTCCAGCTCATCCACCGTCGGCGCGAGCAGGTCGTGGTAGCTGCTCTCGCCCCGGAAGTCAGGCCGGGAGAGGGTCACGTCGAGGAGGTCGTACACGGTCAGGAAGTAGCTCTCGGACTGCGCCACCAGCAGCCGCCACCGCCGCAGCGTCGCCGGGTCGCCGCCCTGCAACGCCACCACCCGCAGCCGGGACCGCTCCCGGAACCCGGGGTCGTCGTCGAACTTCGCCCGCGCCGCCGTGTAGAACGCGTCCAGGTCGCCCATCGACAGCTCCTGCGCCGCCTCCGCCTCACCCAGGTCGGCCAGGTGCTCGATGAGCATCCCGAACGGCGTGCCCCAGTCGCCGAGGTGGTTGGCGCGCACCACCCGGTGCCCCAGCCACTCCAGCAACCGCGCCGCCGCGTCCCCGATCACCGTCGACCGCAGGTGGCCGACGTGCATCTCCTTCGCCACGTTCGGCGCCGAGTAGTCGACCACCACGGTCTCCGGCCCGGCGGCGACCGGCACCCCGAGCCGCGGATCGGCGGCAAGCGCGAAGACCAGGCCGCCGAGCGCCCCGTCGGCGACGGTCAGGTTCAGGAAACCGGGCCCGGACACCTCGACGGACGCGCAGAGGTCGGCCAGCTCCGCGCGGTCCCGTACCTCCGCGGCGATCGCCCGCGGCGGCCGGCCGAGCCGCCGGGCCAGCCCGAGCGCCGCGTCGGACTGGAAGTCCGCGTGCTGCGAGCGCCGCACGACCGGGTCCACCGGTCCGCCGGCCACCGCCGCGAACGCCGGCGCCAGCCGGTCGGCAAGCAACTTCTCAAGATCCATGGGTACGCCGATCTCGCTCGATCCGCCGCGCGGATCACCGGATGGGAAGGGCGGCGGAGCGAGGACGATCGACGACGACCGGCGGCTCGATCCGCCGGTCGCAGGAGAGGAAAGCTCAGCGCAGGCGGTCGCGGGACCGCCGGCGTCGCAGCGCGCCGAGCCGGACGTCGGGGGACGCCGTCGGGTACGCCTGCGAACTGCTCATGCCGGCAGCGTAACCGGCCGGCCCGGGTTCGGCGCAAGCGCGTACCCGGACCGGCCGTCGGCGTACCCCGATCGTCAGGCCGGCGTGGCGGCGGCCTTGCGGTAACGCTCGGCCCGCCGCCGCACCTGGGTGTACGCGCTGGTCAGGCCCATCGCCCGGCGGACCTCGACGAGCGTGGCGTGCACCTGCGCCCGGGTCCGTTCGGTGCCGGCGACGATCAGCTCGTCGACCAGGCCGGGCTGCGCCTCGAACCGGGCCCGGCGCTCGCGGACCGGTTCGAGGAAGCGGTTGAGCGCCGTGGCGAGCGCCTCCTTGACCTCGACGTCGCCTACCCGCCCGGCCCGGTAGCGCGTCTTGAACTCCTCGACCTGCGCCCGGTCCGGGTTGAACACGTCGTGGTAGGCGAAGACCGGGTTTCCCTCGACCGTCCCCGGCACGTCGGCGCGGACCCGGTTCGGGTCGGTGTACATCCCCATCACCTTGCGCCGCACGGTCGCCGCGTCGTCGGAGAGCGCGATCGCGTTGCCCCTGCTCTTGCTCATCTTCCCGGCGCCGTCCGTGCCGGCGAGCGTCGGCGTCTCCGACATGATCAGGTCGGGCACCGGGAAGACGTCGCCGTAGAGGTGGTTGAACCGGCGGGCGATCTCCCGGGTCACCTCGACGTGCGCCGCGTTGTCCTTCCCCACCGGCACGACCTGCCCCTTCACGCAGAGGATGTCGGCCGCCTGGAGGACGGGATATCCGAGCAGGCCGTACGGCATCTCGTCCTTGCCGGCGTCCCGGGTCATCTCCTTCAGCGACGGCACCCGTTCCAGGCGGGGCACCGTGACCAGGTTCTGCAACAGCGTGTTCAGGTCACCGACCTCGGGGATCGCCGACTGGAGATAGAACGTGGCGCGTTCCGGCTCGACGCCCGCGGCCAGGACGTCGGTGACCATCTCGCGGGCGTTGCCGGCGACCTGCTCGATGTCGGCGCGGGTGTTCCTGGTGGTGAGCATGTGCAGGTCGGCGATGATGAAGAAGCTCTCGTAGCGCTGGTGCAGCCGCACCCGGTTGGCGATGCTGCCCACGTAGTGGCCGAGGTGCAGTCGCCCGGTCGGGCGGTCGCCGGTGAGCATGCGTGCTGAGGACATGGAGGTACGCCTTTCGTGCCGGTCGATGACGGGACGCGCGGACACGCGCGAACGACCCGGGTGCCGACCCGGATCGGTGGAACGGGCTCGTCAGAACGAGCGCCGCCATCGCCCGCCGGCGCGGAACCGCAGCCCGCCGGCTCGAAGGACGTCCAGAATCTGTTCCCGGCCGTCGTCAGCACGACCCGGGAGACCGGCAGGGGTCTCCGGGGTGCAAGTGCTCGACCGGACCATGCCTGACACGGTAGCCGCCCGGGTGGCCGTCCGGCTGCCCCTCCGGCTCAGCCCTGCCGATAGCTTTCGGAGTAGTAGCCGCCGACCCGCTCCCGGTAGTCGGCGCGCGTGAAGTCGTCCGGGTCGAACGCCTGCGACTCCTTCACCTGGTCGCGGGTCCGGTCCACGTGCACGACGCGGTCCAGGTGGTCGACCCGGGCCACCGTTCCGGCGGGCAACAGCACCTTCTTCCCGAAGATCCAGGGACCTGTGTCGACCACCAGGTACCGGGCGTCGGCCTCCTCGCTGGCCTCGTCGATCGAGCCGATCCGGCCGTCGGTCGCCTCCACCCGATAGCCGACCAGGTCGACCGGGGTGCCTGGGCCGGGCGCGTCCACCCGGTCGTCGGCGTCCGAGGGGCGCTGCCGCGGCACATCGTCCGGGCCGGTCTGGTCGTAACCGCCGGCGAGCGCGGCCGGGTCCCGCCAGGCCCACGGATTGAACGGCTGCATGGTGACGCCTCCAGGATGTCGTCCGATGGGCCGTTCACAGTGCCCGGCGGACGGGGGCGGGAAACCCGGGCGGCCCCCACCGTGCCGCTGGCATACTGGCCGACCATGGTCCTGTCGCGTGGCTGGTCGCTGTTCCTGGTCGGCGTCGGCGTGTGGACCTGGGTGATCTGGCCGAGGTTCGCCGCCGCCATCTGGAACGACCCGCGAGCATGGTCGGCCGGTGTCGTGGGCGAGGGTGGCCCGACCAGCTTCCTCTGGGTGCACGCGTTGCTGATCGTCGCCTCACTTGCCATCGGTACGACGGCGGGCGTGCTCGGTGTGCGCGGCTGGCTGGCCGTTCGCCGCGCCTCGCGGTCCAGCTGATGGTGTGACGTGGGCCGCCACCTCTCGATTTGACGATCAAACCCGCCGACGCGTAACTTTCTCTCTGCCAGCGCGGAACGGGGCAAACGGGACGAAAGCTCGTGAGTGCCGAACCGAGGCGGGCACCGCGTCCGAGGGGGTTCACACCCCGTCAGGACACGGTCCGGGCGAGGCCCGCCGGAACGCCGCAGGGCGGATTTGGCGGAGCGGAACCGACCGGGTAAGGTTGACGACCGGCAGGGCACCGGGCGAGCTTGCGGGAGACCGCAGCGGCCGGCCTGCCAAATCCGACGGCCAAGCGCAGCGGTTCACCGCTGCGTGAGTTCGTCGGCGCCAACCCGTACGAAGCATGACAGACCGGCACACACGGTTTGACACGGCAGAGACGGTGAGGTAACGTAGTAAAAGTGCCCGGCGCGAGAGCGGCGGGTGCGGTGGACGAAATGCCCCGGTCGTGGGTCCTCCGGTTGGAGGGTTTTCGGGTGGTGTGTGGTTGTTCTTTGAGAACTCAACAGGGTGCTTGATAAGCCAGTGCCAATTGTTTTATACCCCGGACTGGTCGGGCCTTTGTGGTCTGTCTGGTTGGGATTCCTTTGGCAACATGTTGTTTGTTGTCAGGACATTGTGTCCAACGAAGGTTTTTGTTGGAGAGTTTGATCCTGGCTCAGGACGAACGCTGGCGGCGTGCTTAACACATGCAAGTCGAGCGGAAAGGCCCTTCGGGGTACTCGAGCGGCGAACGGGTGAGTAACACGTGAGCAACCTGCCCTAGGCTTTGGGATAACCCCGGGAAACCGGGGCTAATACCGGATATGACCTGGCCTCGCATGAGGTTGGGTGGAAAGTTTTTCGGCCTGGGATGGGCTCGCGGCCTATCAGCTTGTTGGTGGGGTGATGGCCTACCAAGGCGACGACGGGTAGCCGGCCTGAGAGGGCGACCGGCCACACTGGGACTGAGACACGGCCCAGACTCCTACGGGAGGCAGCAGTGGGGAATATTGCACAATGGGCGGAAGCCTGATGCAGCGACGCCGCGTGAGGGATGACGGCCTTCGGGTTGTAAACCTCTTTCAGCAGGGACGAAGCGGAAGTGACGGTACCTGCAGAAGAAGCGCCGGCCAACTACGTGCCAGCAGCCGCGGTAAGACGTAGGGCGCGAGCGTTGTCCGGATTTATTGGGCGTAAAGAGCTCGTAGGCGGCTTGTCGCGTCGACCGTGAAAACCTGGGGCTCAACCCCAGGCCTGCGGTCGATACGGGCAGGCTAGAGTTCGGTAGGGGAGACTGGAATTCCTGGTGTAGCGGTGAAATGCGCAGATATCAGGAGGAACACCGGTGGCGAAGGCGGGTCTCTGGGCCGATACTGACGCTGAGGAGCGAAAGCGTGGGGAGCGAACAGGATTAGATACCCTGGTAGTCCACGCTGTAAACGTTGGGCGCTAGGTGTGGGGGGCCTCTCCGGTTCCCTGTGCCGCAGCTAACGCATTAAGCGCCCCGCCTGGGGAGTACGGCCGCAAGGCTAAAACTCAAAGGAATTGACGGGGGCCCGCACAAGCGGCGGAGCATGCGGATTAATTCGATGCAACGCGAAGAACCTTACCTGGGTTTGACATGGCCGCAAAACTTGCAGAGATGTAAGGTCCTTCGGGGGCGGTCACAGGTGGTGCATGGCTGTCGTCAGCTCGTGTCGTGAGATGTTGGGTTAAGTCCCGCAACGAGCGCAACCCTCGTTCGATGTTGCCAGCGCGTTATGGCGGGGACTCATCGAAGACTGCCGGGGTCAACTCGGAGGAAGGTGGGGATGACGTCAAGTCATCATGCCCCTTATGTCCAGGGCTTCACGCATGCTACAATGGCCGGTACAATGGGCTGCGATACCGTGAGGTGGAGCGAATCCCAAAAAGCCGGTCTCAGTTCGGATCGGGGTCTGCAACTCGACCCCGTGAAGTCGGAGTCGCTAGTAATCGCAGATCAGCAACGCTGCGGTGAATACGTTCCCGGGCCTTGTACACACCGCCCGTCACGTCACGAAAGTCGGCAACACCCGAAGCCGGTGGCCCAACCCTTGTGGAGGGAGCCGTCGAAGGTGGGGCTGGCGATTGGGACGAAGTCGTAACAAGGTAGCCGTACCGGAAGGTGCGGCTGGATCACCTCCTTTCTAAGGAGCACCATCCAGCGAAGGCTGGTATGGAGCCCGCGCTGCCCGAATGTGGTGGCGGGGTGCTCGAATGGCGGAGACACTGGTCAGTCAGGCGCCGGCAACGGCCGGGATTTTCCCTAGTACAGCCACTTTTGGGTGGTGGGAGCGGGGTCCTGGTGCGGCTGGTGGCTGGCGTATAGCACCCTGTTGGGTCCTGAAGGAACAATCCGTGGTGGTTGTTTTTTCGGAGCCTTGATGATGGGCGGGAGCCTGTCGGGGCGCCAGGCATGGCCTGGTTCTTCATACCGCCGGCGTTTGTCGGGTTTGGTGGGGAACTGTTCGGGTTGTGGGTTGGTTGTTTGTTGAGAATTGCACAGTGGACGCGAGCATCTTTGTGGTCAAGTTGTCAAGGGCGAACGGTGGATGCCTTGGCACCAGGAGCCGATGAAGGACGTGGGAGGCCGCGATAGGCCTGGGGGAGCTGTCAACCAAGCTGTGATCCCAGGGTGTCCGAATGGGGGAACCCGGCATCAGTCATGTGATGTCACCCGCACCTGAACACATAGGGTGTGTGGGGGGAACGCGGGGAAGTGAAACATCTCAGTACCCGTAGGAAGAGAAAACAAATAGTGATTCCGTGAGTAGTGGCGAGCGAAAGCGGATTGAGGCTAAACCGGCTGCGTGTGATACCTGTCAGGGGTTGCGTGGTCGGGGTTGTGGGACCCTGCTCAACAGACTGACATCTGTTGGAGGAGTTACAAAGCCAGTGGTTAGTCGAACAGTCTGGAATGGCTGACCGTAGACGGTGATAGTCCGGTAGGTGAAAGCTGCTGGTCTTCTGT
The genomic region above belongs to Micromonospora sp. WMMD1128 and contains:
- a CDS encoding alpha/beta hydrolase; translated protein: MANRRAVLAPGRGYDTRGPLFVYVGEALRRLGFDVHEVSWQRLDELRLDAAPGWVAEQLTPVLDAGVDLLVGKSLGSFAAPLAADRGIPAVWLTPLLHEAAVRDPLGRATAPFLLAGGTADRSWNGEVARRLSPYVVEVADADHSMMVPGPLARSADALGRVCTGVEEFVSAR
- a CDS encoding VOC family protein produces the protein MSVHPRVVTDDFPATLAFYTALLGEPEKVVEEFEYAGFDAAGQTVLALLGRRAAEAVLPVGRGDGGVLVVVPVSDVDATVSALPAGTLVAEPADRPGWGVRSAYLRDPEGNLIEVQSWLPR
- the argS gene encoding arginine--tRNA ligase yields the protein MDLEKLLADRLAPAFAAVAGGPVDPVVRRSQHADFQSDAALGLARRLGRPPRAIAAEVRDRAELADLCASVEVSGPGFLNLTVADGALGGLVFALAADPRLGVPVAAGPETVVVDYSAPNVAKEMHVGHLRSTVIGDAAARLLEWLGHRVVRANHLGDWGTPFGMLIEHLADLGEAEAAQELSMGDLDAFYTAARAKFDDDPGFRERSRLRVVALQGGDPATLRRWRLLVAQSESYFLTVYDLLDVTLSRPDFRGESSYHDLLAPTVDELDRLGLLRHSEGADCVFPPGSVGRDGEPLPLIVRKSDGGYGYPATDLAALRHRTRTLDATRLLYVVGSPQRRHFEMVFATGAQAGWLTPPARAEHVGFGSILGPDGRMLRSRAGGAVKLVGLLTEAVERATALARERNPELGEAEAAEVGRAVGIGAIKYADLSSDRHRDYVLDWERMLSLDGNTAPYLQYAYSRIRSIFRRAGAAARPGADISLAEPAERALAFELVGFAPVVEEVAGSLEFHHLAGYLHRVAVAFSAFYERCPVLRAEGPVRDSRLALCDVTARVLRQGLDLLGIRTPERL
- the trpS gene encoding tryptophan--tRNA ligase; amino-acid sequence: MSSARMLTGDRPTGRLHLGHYVGSIANRVRLHQRYESFFIIADLHMLTTRNTRADIEQVAGNAREMVTDVLAAGVEPERATFYLQSAIPEVGDLNTLLQNLVTVPRLERVPSLKEMTRDAGKDEMPYGLLGYPVLQAADILCVKGQVVPVGKDNAAHVEVTREIARRFNHLYGDVFPVPDLIMSETPTLAGTDGAGKMSKSRGNAIALSDDAATVRRKVMGMYTDPNRVRADVPGTVEGNPVFAYHDVFNPDRAQVEEFKTRYRAGRVGDVEVKEALATALNRFLEPVRERRARFEAQPGLVDELIVAGTERTRAQVHATLVEVRRAMGLTSAYTQVRRRAERYRKAAATPA
- a CDS encoding PRC-barrel domain-containing protein codes for the protein MQPFNPWAWRDPAALAGGYDQTGPDDVPRQRPSDADDRVDAPGPGTPVDLVGYRVEATDGRIGSIDEASEEADARYLVVDTGPWIFGKKVLLPAGTVARVDHLDRVVHVDRTRDQVKESQAFDPDDFTRADYRERVGGYYSESYRQG